GAAGGCGAAGCAGAGGAAATGGCAAAAGAACCGAAAGACCAGCAGCAGAAAAAGGGCGAAGGCAAGCCCAAGGGCAAAGGCAAAGCGGAAGCACAGGTAGAAGCGGCCGCCGAACCATCGAAGCCGTCGCGTCCGAGGCTGAACAACAAGGCGTCCGCGCGTCTGCATGATCGTTATACCAAGGAAGTGCTTCCGGCGTTGATGAAGGAGCTGAGCCTTCCAAACCCCATGGCAGTGCCGCGCGTGGAGAAGGTTGTGGTCAACATGGGCGTCGGCGAAGCGACGCAGAACTCGAAGGTTCTCGATCCCGCCGTTGCCGAGCTGCAGCAGATCACGGGTCAGAAGCCGATCGTGACGAAGGCGAAGAAGTCCATTGCGCAGTTCAAGGTGCGCGAAGGACAGCCGATCGGTGCGATGGTCACTCTGCGCGGCGATCGTATGTACGAGTTCCTGGACCGGCTGCTCAACGTGGCGCTGCCCCGCGTTCGCGATTTCCGCGGCGTCTCGACGAAATCGTTCGATGGTCGCGGCAACTATACGCTTGGTCTGCACGATCAGTTGATCTTCCCTGAAATCGACTACTCGAAGGTCGACAAGCTGAAGGGCATGAACGTCACGATCGTGACGACGGCCGGCAGCGACGACCACGCGCGGGCGCTGTTGCGGCATCTGGGTATGCCGTTCCGCCAGGCGTAACGAGGCCGAACAGAACAGGATTTTTCAAGTTTGACTAAGCGCGCATGAGCGCGTGAGTGAAAAGGAAACAATGGCCAGAACATCGCATGTCGCCAAGGCGAATCGGAAACCAAAATTCTCGACGAGGCAGCACAATCGCTGCAAGCTGTGCGGGCGTCCGCGCGCATACCTGCGTAAGTTCGGCATATGCCGTCTCTGCTTCCGTGGGCTTGCACTGCGCGGTGAGATTCCAGGCGTTTCCAAGTCGTCCTGGTAAGTGACCTAGGCCCGGTCCGTTCCAGCCCGGCACGAGACAACGTGTACAGGGCGCCACTGGGAACGGCCGGGGAATTGGCTAACATCGGCCGAGGGGGCCGGTCAGCTTAGGCTGACGCTAGTACGTCGCCGCAGGTTCTTTCACGGGAAGGCTGAACTCCAGCCCACGGCCAAGCCGGAGCAGGAGTCCTGAAAAGGGAGGCTGACCCAATCGCGCTCCGCCAGTACGGCGCGGGAAAGAGAACGGGCGATGATGATCAGGAGAAGCAAAAGATGAGTTTGACCGATCCGGTCGCGGATTTCCTTTCACGGATTCGCAACGCCATTAAGGCGCGGCACCAAAAGGTGGATGTACCCGCTTCCAAGTTGAAGCTGGAGATCGCCCGCATTCTGAAAGAAGAAGGTTTTATCAGCAACTTCAAACCCACGGAAGAAGAAGGCAAGAAGGTCATCCGTGTCTATTTGAAGTACAGCAACGATAACCAGGCGACGATTTCGAACGTGCAGCGCATCTCGCGCCCCGGTTGCCGCGTATATGTTGGCAAAGATGAGATTCCTCGTGTCCTGGGCGGACTCGGAATCAACATCCTGACCACGCCGAAGGGCGTGATGACTGGACGCCAGGCGCGCAAAGAAGGCGTTGGCGGCGAGATCCTCTGCGAAGTTTACTAACCGCGGCGTGCGGCCACGCCGCACTCCGGTAAGCCAGACGAGTCGGTGCCCGGCAACGGACGCTGGCCGGAAGCCCTCGGCAAAGCGCCGAGGCGGAGAGAGATAACAGCAATGTCAAGAATTGGCAAAAAACCGATAGTCCTCCCCAAGGGAGTGACGTTCACGGTAGAGAACAACGTTGTCACCGTGAAGGGCCCCAAGGGCACGGTCAGCAATCATATGCCCGGCGGCGTTACGCTTGAGCAGCAGGATGGTCACCTCCTGGTGAAGCGGGAAGACGACTCCAAGGCCGCTGTTCATGGTCTGGTTCGTGCACTCGTTGCCAATGCAGTGCAGGGGGTCACGACGGGCTGGACGAGAGAACTGGAAATCGTCGGCATCGGCTACCGCGCCGAAATGAAGGGCAAAGGTATTGTAGTGTTCACGCTCGGTTTCTCGCACCCGATTGAATATCCACTGCCCACGGGCGTGGATGTCGCGATCGATCCCAAGCTGACGCGCCTGACCATCACCGGCATCGACCGGCAGAAGGTTGGGCAGGTTGCAGCCGAAATGCGTTCACTGCGTCCGCCGGACCCATACAAGAACAAGGGCGTACGTTACTTCGGCGAGCGGCTGAAGAAGAAGGTCGGCAAGACGGGCGCGAAGTAGTTCGCGTTTTGCCGGGCGTATGAGTCCGGCAGCGAACTACCCTGAGCGAGCGAAGCGAGTCGAAGGGTCTTTGGAGAGCGAAGCATTTGTCTCTCAAGGCCGTTTGAAGCTTGACAAGCTACACAGGGAACTTCGACGAGCAAGGATTTGATTTCACCGGATGGCTCGGGCGCGACAACCGCCCCCATCTGCCGGGTTCAGAACCCCCGGAGAAAAGAAGAACGCAATGATCGGTAAAAAGGCAAAGAACCAGACGCGGCAGGCGGTTCACAGCCGTATCCGCAAAAAGGTGTTAGGCACGGCGGAGCGTCCGCGGTTGAACGTGTACCGTTCGGTGAACCATATCTACGCGCAGTTGATCGACGATGCCAAGGGCGTGACGCTTGCGGCCGCGAGCTCGCTCGAAGCCGGCAAGATCGATGGCAAGAAGCATGTGGCCGGTGGCAATGTCGCTTCGGCGAAGCAGGTTGGCACGGTGATCGCCGAGCGCGCGAAGACCAAGAACATCGTGCAGGTGGTCTTCGATCGCGGTGGTTATCTGTACCACGGGCGCGTGAAGGCCTTGGCCGAAGCAGCGCGTGCAGCAGGGTTGAAGTTCTAGGTAGCCGGGCAGGCGCAGATGGGGCGCTTGCTGGGACCCCGCATGGGGCAGAGTTTTCGAGGCGCTGACGTTTGGCACGTAGCGCGGGAGAATTGACGGTAATGGCAATATCGAAAAGAAAGCTTGACGCCGGGAATTACCAACTGAAAGACCAGGTGGTCAACATCAACCGCGTCACCAAGGTCGTCAAGGGCGGCAAGAACATGTCCTTCGCGGCACTGGTTGTGGTGGGCGACCCGGGTTCCGCCGTTGTGGGCTACGGCTCCGGCAAGGCGAAGGAAGTTCCGCAGGCGATCCGCAAGGGCATCGAAGCGGCAAAGAAGAACCTGGTGAAGGTCAACCTGACGCAGACCAGCATCCCGCACATGGTCCTTGGCCGTTTCGGTTCGGGCATGGTGCTGTTGAAGCCGGCTCCGGAAGGAACGGGCGTAATCGCCGGCGGTGCAGTCCGCGCGGTGATGACCTCGGTCGGCATTCAAAACGTGCTGACGAAGTCGATCGGCACCACGAACCCGCACAACGTGGTGAAGGCGACCTTCGACGCGTTGAAGAAACTGCGCGATCGCCAGGAAATGGCGACATCGCGCGGCAAAGCTGTTGAGGAGCTCTAAGAATGGCCCGCAAACGGAATAAGACGGATAAGGTTCAGGCGCCAGCCGGAGCGATGATCCAGCTCAAATGGATTCGCTCGGCAATCTGTGCGCCGGTCACCCAAAGAAAAGTCATCAAGGGCTTGGGCTTCACCCGGCTCAACCAGGTGATTGAGCGTGAAGATACGCTCTCCATTCGCGGCATGGTCGCGAAGGTCCCTCACATGGTAGAGATTTTGGGGCCGCCACCGGCGACGAAGTAACTGCGCGCTGGCGATTGCCGGCGTTTTCGCAACTCGCGCTCGCAGCGCGGGCACCGCGCGGCGATGGAGTCGCAGCGGCAAGGATACGAGAGCAATGAATTTATCGAATGTTCGTGCACCGAAGGGTTCGTCGGAGAAGCGCAAACGAGTCGGCCGCGGTATGGGTTCCGGCATGGGCAAGACGTCGACGCGCGGCCACAAAGGCCAACGCTCACGTAGCGGTTCGCGCATGATGCGCGGTTTTGAAGGCGGCCAGATGCCGCTGCACCGCCGCTTGCCGAAGCGCGGATTCACTAATATTTTCAAGGTAGAGTACACGGTCGTAAACCTCAGCCGGCTGATGGAACTGGGAGAGACGACGGTCACGCCCGAGGTGCTGAAGAAGGCTGGCATCCTGAAATCCAGGAAGGCTTTGGTGAAGGTTCTTGGAGTTGGCGAGTTGACGACTGCCTTGACCGTTCACGCGCACAAGTTCTCTGAGACGGCAAAAGAAAAGATTGAGAAGGCTGGTGGCAAGGCGGAAGTTATTGCCTGACGCCCCCACGACGAACCGCTAGCGCGCTCGTCGTGTGAATGGGTGAGCGCCTCAGGCGTTCACCGGGCACCCCGCAGGTCGCCTGCCGTGATAAAAGGTAGGCACCAGAAAGTCGGCCGCGAAGCGGTCGGCAGACAGAGGCCCTATGTTCGAAAAGCTTGCGAACATCTTCCGAATCCCAGACCTGCGCAAGCGGATACTGTTCACGCTCGGTATGTTGGCGGTTTACCGCCTCGGCGGACACATTCCCACGCCAGGCATCAACGCCGACCTGCTACAGCAGTTCTTTGAACAGAACCGCGGTACATTCCTCGGTTTCGTGGACTTGTTCAGCGGCGGCCAGCTTCGCCGTTTGACGATCTTCGCTCTGGGCATCATGCCCTACATTACCGCGTCTATCATTCTGCAATTGCTGACAGTGGTATACGAACCGCTAAAGCGCTTGCAAAAAGAAGGTGAACTCGGGCGCAAGAAGATCACGCAGTGGACGCGCTACCTGACCGTGCTGCTGGCCGCGATGCAATCGTTTGGTATCGCCATGACGCTGGAGCGCCAGACTATGAGCGGCGGCGTCCCATTCGTCACCAACCCGGGCTTAGGGTTCGTGCTGATGACGATGCTGACGCTGACCACCGGTTCGGCATTCATCATGTGGCTGGGCGAGCAGATCACGGAGCGCGGCATCGGTAATGGTATGTCGCTGCTGATTTTTGCGGGCATCGTTGTCGGCCTGCCGCATGCAGTGGTCGATCTGTACGACAAAGCTGCAACCAGCGCCTGGGGCGCATTCACGCTGCCTGCGCTGCTGATCCTTCTGGCAGTGATGATCGCCGTCGTAGCCTTCATTGTGTTCGTGGAGCGAAGCGAGCGGAGAATCCCAGTGCAGTACGCGAAGCGCGTCGTTGGCCGCAAGGTCATGGGCGGACAGAGCACCCACCTGCCGCTGCGTGTCAACTCTGGCGGTGTCATGCCAGTCATCTTCGCGAGTTCTGTGCTCACGTTGCCGCAAACGATGGGCTTTTTCCTTAAGGGCAAGAGCCCTGCGATCGATCGCATGCTCGAGTCCCTGAATTGGGGCGAGCCTCTGTATACGCTCCTGTATTGCCTCGGGATCGTTTTCTTCGCATACTTCTACGTCTCGATCGTGTTCAACCCGACCGAGGTGGCGGATAATATGCGGAAGTACGGTGGGTTCATTCCGGGTATCCGTCCGGGTAAGCGTACAAGCGATCACATCAACGACATCCTCACACGCATCACCCTGGTCGGTGCATGTTACCTGATCGTTATTTCGTTGATTCCGGAATGGATGATTGCCGGCCTTCGGTTGAACCATCTGTGGCTCGTTGGTGGATTCTTCGAGCGGCTCCCAACGTGGGTTACAAATGGCTTAGGAGTAAACTTTTATTTCGGCGGAACCTCTCTGCTGATCGTAGTCGGCGTGGCAATGGATACGGTCAACCAAGTGGAGTCGCAGCTCATCATGCGCCATTACGAGGGTTTCACTCCACGCAGTGGACGCATTCGCGGTCGTAGAACGTGGTAGTGGTGACGCTTCCGCAAGTAGCGTCATCACGCTGACGGCTGGGCGAGGCTTAAGCCGTCGAGAGCCGCGGTTTCGGAGGTCGGGCCATGGAATTGGAAGCCATGACGTTGGCGGATACGAACATCAGCAAGGATTCAGGTAAGAACGTCGGGCCAGTGATTTTGTTTGGAGCGCCCGGAGCGGGCAAAGGTACGCAGGCCAAGAACATCGCGGCAGTTTACGGGATTCCGCAAATCTCAACCGGCGACATCCTGCGAGCGAACGTAGCGCAGTCAACGGCACTTGGCCGCGAGGCCAAAGAAATCATGGCGCGAGGGGAGTTGGTGCCCGACAGCCTCGTTTGCGCGATGGTCTCCGAGCGGCTGACACACGCAGATTGCGCCAGGGGCTTTATTCTGGACGGGTTTCCTCGGACGGTGCCGCAAGCGGAATGGCTTGATGCCGAGCTCGAAGGCAAGGTCTTTGACAAAGAGCACGCACGTGCGATGCCACCGATTGTGATTCAAATCAAAGTCGAGTATAATTCGCTATTGCAACGGCTTACCGGACGTCGTTCTTGTCCCGCCTGCGGACGGATCTACAACGTTCATCTTCAGCCTCCACGTGTCGCCGACATCTGTGATGTCGACGGCTCCAAGCTCGTCACGCGTCACGACGATTGCGAAGACGTGATTTCTGGGCGACTGAAAGAGTACGAATCACAGACGCTTCCAGTTGCGGAGTACTACCGCAAGCGTAAACGGCTGATTGAGGTAGATGGCGACCAGTCGGTCGAAATTGTAACGAAGGAAGCGCTGAAGGCAATAGAGCATGGCCATAGTCTGTAAGTCATCTGGCGAGATTGAAAAGATGCGCCGCAGTGGGCACATCGTTCGCCAGGTACTGGAAACAGTGAAAGTGCTAGTCGCGCCCGGGGTCAGCACCATGGATCTGGAGCGCGCGGCGGAAAAAAAGATTCGAGAGCTCGGGGCGAAGCCCGCGTTCAAGGGATATTACGATTACCCTTGCGTTCTCTGCACTTCGGTGAATCAGGAGGTTGTGCACGGCATCCCCTCCGAGCGCCGGGTCTTGAAGGCTGGCGACATCGTTTCGATCGACTGTGGCGTGGTGCTGGACGGCTACTACGGCGACTCGGCGATCACCGTGCCGGTAGGCGAAGAAATTTCCTCGGAGCTGCGTAATCTGCTGGACGTGACCGAGAAATCGCTTTATCGCGGCATCGAGGCTGTGCGGGTCGGCAATACGCTGGGCGATGTCGGGGCCGCTGTGCAGAAAGTAGTTGAGGCCAACGGCTTTAGCGTTGTGCGCGAGTTTGTTGGGCATGGCATTGGCACCAGGCTGCACGAGGATCCTCAGGTTCCGAACTATGGAACTCCGGGCCATGGAGCAAAGTTGCGAGAAGGTATGGTGCTGGCGATCGAGCCGATGGTGAATGCCGGCGGTCCGGGCGTGCGGGTGCTGGAAGATAAGTGGACGGCAGTAACAGAAGACGGGCGCCCAAGCGCACACTTCGAACACTGCGTGGCGGTAACGAAGGACGGTCCGCTCATCCTGACGGACTAGAGGATGGAGAGATTTGTTGATCAAGGGATGCTTGAGTCATGGCGTTCCCGGGGTAGAGGTTCTGGGCCCCGAGCGTGTTCGAAGCTGTAGCGCGGCGAATTGCGCAAATCAGGTCAAAAGGATTGCATGAGCAAGGAAGACGCGATTGAAGTTATGGCAGTGGTAATCGAACCGTTGCCGAACGCGATGTTCAAGGTTGAGCTGGAGAATAAGCACAAGGTCCTGGCTCATGTGTCCGGCAAGATGCGCAAAAATTTTATCCGCATTCTCCCGGGCGACAGGGTTGCGGTGGAGCTTTCGCCCTACGACTTGACGCGCGGAAGGATCGTGTACCGCTATAAGTAACCGGCCTGTCCGGTATGTTTCCGGCGGCGCTACCAAGCGCGGCCACGCAGTTCCCGGCGAAGGCTGAGAGCTGACTTCTGCGAACTGAGAATTGTCTTATGAAGGTACGGGCTTCGGTTAAGAAGATTTGCGACAAGTGCAAAGTGATCCGCCGCCACGGTGTGGTGCGGGTGATTTGCGAGAACTCAAAGCACAAGCAGCGCCAGGGTTAATAGCCCTGTAACGCGCACACTCCGCGCGTTCGGGGTCACCTCGGGCGTGTGTTGCGTGTAGCGGAACTCTGAGGAGTAGAACCACATGGCACGTATTGCAGGCGTCGATCTGCCGCGCAACAAGCAGGCACGAATCGCGCTGACCTACATTTACGGTATCGGCCAGCCACGCGCGGTGAAGATCCTGGCGGCAGCGGACGTCGATGCTCTGAAGAAGATTCAGGACCTGAGTGAAGAAGAAGTCAACCGCATCCGCCAGGTAATTGAGAACCAGGGCAATGTCGAAGGTGACCTGCGTAAGGACACCTCGATGCACATCAAGCGGCTGATCGAAATCGGGTCTTATCGCGGCTACCGTCACCGTCGCAGTCTGCCGGTTCGCGGTCAGCGCACACACACCAATGCGCGTACTCGTAAGGGTCCGCGTAAGGGCACCGTAGCTAACAAGAAGAAGACAGCGGCGAAGACATAACGTATGGCTAAAGCAGCGGGTTCCGCCGGCGCTGGCGCGTCGGACAAGAAGGGCAAGACCAAGAAGTTCAAACGCAAGGAGCGCAAGCATATCCCCCACGGGATCGTGTCGGTTAGCGCGTCCTTCAATAACACGCTGGTGACGATTGCCGATGCCAATGGCAACGTGGTCTCGTGGAAAAGTTCGGGTTCGCTCGGCTTCCGCGGTTCGCGTAAGGGCACACCGTTCGCAGCGCAGCAGGCCGCAATGAACGCCGCCAACATGGCGCGCGATCACGGTATGCGTAGCGTCGACGTGCG
The window above is part of the Clostridia bacterium genome. Proteins encoded here:
- the rplE gene encoding 50S ribosomal protein L5 — its product is MAKEPKDQQQKKGEGKPKGKGKAEAQVEAAAEPSKPSRPRLNNKASARLHDRYTKEVLPALMKELSLPNPMAVPRVEKVVVNMGVGEATQNSKVLDPAVAELQQITGQKPIVTKAKKSIAQFKVREGQPIGAMVTLRGDRMYEFLDRLLNVALPRVRDFRGVSTKSFDGRGNYTLGLHDQLIFPEIDYSKVDKLKGMNVTIVTTAGSDDHARALLRHLGMPFRQA
- the rpsE gene encoding 30S ribosomal protein S5, producing MAISKRKLDAGNYQLKDQVVNINRVTKVVKGGKNMSFAALVVVGDPGSAVVGYGSGKAKEVPQAIRKGIEAAKKNLVKVNLTQTSIPHMVLGRFGSGMVLLKPAPEGTGVIAGGAVRAVMTSVGIQNVLTKSIGTTNPHNVVKATFDALKKLRDRQEMATSRGKAVEEL
- the rpmD gene encoding 50S ribosomal protein L30, whose translation is MARKRNKTDKVQAPAGAMIQLKWIRSAICAPVTQRKVIKGLGFTRLNQVIEREDTLSIRGMVAKVPHMVEILGPPPATK
- the rpsK gene encoding 30S ribosomal protein S11, whose product is MAKAAGSAGAGASDKKGKTKKFKRKERKHIPHGIVSVSASFNNTLVTIADANGNVVSWKSSGSLGFRGSRKGTPFAAQQAAMNAANMARDHGMRSVDVRVSGPGSGRESAIRALAAAGLEVRSIKDSTPVPHNGCRPPKKRRV
- the rplF gene encoding 50S ribosomal protein L6, which encodes MSRIGKKPIVLPKGVTFTVENNVVTVKGPKGTVSNHMPGGVTLEQQDGHLLVKREDDSKAAVHGLVRALVANAVQGVTTGWTRELEIVGIGYRAEMKGKGIVVFTLGFSHPIEYPLPTGVDVAIDPKLTRLTITGIDRQKVGQVAAEMRSLRPPDPYKNKGVRYFGERLKKKVGKTGAK
- a CDS encoding adenylate kinase, with the protein product MELEAMTLADTNISKDSGKNVGPVILFGAPGAGKGTQAKNIAAVYGIPQISTGDILRANVAQSTALGREAKEIMARGELVPDSLVCAMVSERLTHADCARGFILDGFPRTVPQAEWLDAELEGKVFDKEHARAMPPIVIQIKVEYNSLLQRLTGRRSCPACGRIYNVHLQPPRVADICDVDGSKLVTRHDDCEDVISGRLKEYESQTLPVAEYYRKRKRLIEVDGDQSVEIVTKEALKAIEHGHSL
- the rplR gene encoding 50S ribosomal protein L18: MIGKKAKNQTRQAVHSRIRKKVLGTAERPRLNVYRSVNHIYAQLIDDAKGVTLAAASSLEAGKIDGKKHVAGGNVASAKQVGTVIAERAKTKNIVQVVFDRGGYLYHGRVKALAEAARAAGLKF
- the rpsM gene encoding 30S ribosomal protein S13 — protein: MARIAGVDLPRNKQARIALTYIYGIGQPRAVKILAAADVDALKKIQDLSEEEVNRIRQVIENQGNVEGDLRKDTSMHIKRLIEIGSYRGYRHRRSLPVRGQRTHTNARTRKGPRKGTVANKKKTAAKT
- a CDS encoding type Z 30S ribosomal protein S14, producing the protein MARTSHVAKANRKPKFSTRQHNRCKLCGRPRAYLRKFGICRLCFRGLALRGEIPGVSKSSW
- the map gene encoding type I methionyl aminopeptidase, coding for MAIVCKSSGEIEKMRRSGHIVRQVLETVKVLVAPGVSTMDLERAAEKKIRELGAKPAFKGYYDYPCVLCTSVNQEVVHGIPSERRVLKAGDIVSIDCGVVLDGYYGDSAITVPVGEEISSELRNLLDVTEKSLYRGIEAVRVGNTLGDVGAAVQKVVEANGFSVVREFVGHGIGTRLHEDPQVPNYGTPGHGAKLREGMVLAIEPMVNAGGPGVRVLEDKWTAVTEDGRPSAHFEHCVAVTKDGPLILTD
- the infA gene encoding translation initiation factor IF-1; amino-acid sequence: MSKEDAIEVMAVVIEPLPNAMFKVELENKHKVLAHVSGKMRKNFIRILPGDRVAVELSPYDLTRGRIVYRYK
- the rplO gene encoding 50S ribosomal protein L15, yielding MNLSNVRAPKGSSEKRKRVGRGMGSGMGKTSTRGHKGQRSRSGSRMMRGFEGGQMPLHRRLPKRGFTNIFKVEYTVVNLSRLMELGETTVTPEVLKKAGILKSRKALVKVLGVGELTTALTVHAHKFSETAKEKIEKAGGKAEVIA
- the secY gene encoding preprotein translocase subunit SecY is translated as MFEKLANIFRIPDLRKRILFTLGMLAVYRLGGHIPTPGINADLLQQFFEQNRGTFLGFVDLFSGGQLRRLTIFALGIMPYITASIILQLLTVVYEPLKRLQKEGELGRKKITQWTRYLTVLLAAMQSFGIAMTLERQTMSGGVPFVTNPGLGFVLMTMLTLTTGSAFIMWLGEQITERGIGNGMSLLIFAGIVVGLPHAVVDLYDKAATSAWGAFTLPALLILLAVMIAVVAFIVFVERSERRIPVQYAKRVVGRKVMGGQSTHLPLRVNSGGVMPVIFASSVLTLPQTMGFFLKGKSPAIDRMLESLNWGEPLYTLLYCLGIVFFAYFYVSIVFNPTEVADNMRKYGGFIPGIRPGKRTSDHINDILTRITLVGACYLIVISLIPEWMIAGLRLNHLWLVGGFFERLPTWVTNGLGVNFYFGGTSLLIVVGVAMDTVNQVESQLIMRHYEGFTPRSGRIRGRRTW
- the rpsH gene encoding 30S ribosomal protein S8, which gives rise to MSLTDPVADFLSRIRNAIKARHQKVDVPASKLKLEIARILKEEGFISNFKPTEEEGKKVIRVYLKYSNDNQATISNVQRISRPGCRVYVGKDEIPRVLGGLGINILTTPKGVMTGRQARKEGVGGEILCEVY
- the rpmJ gene encoding 50S ribosomal protein L36; translated protein: MKVRASVKKICDKCKVIRRHGVVRVICENSKHKQRQG